The genomic interval TCAAAAATCGGAACAAAACTTTCGGTCAGCTATGTGGACCATAACACGCTGCAGAGCGGTTTTGAAAACGCGGACGACCACGCTTTTTTACAGTCAGTTGCCGAAAAATACGGCCTGTGGTTTTCCAAACCCGGAAACGGCATATGCCACCAGGTGCACCTTGAAAGGTTCGGGCGTCCGGGCTGGACTCTTGTGGGGTCAGATTCCCACACACCCACAGCCGGCGGCCTTGGAATGCTGGCAATCGGGGTGGGCGGACTTGATGTGGCCGCGTCGCTTGCAGGCTACCCTTTTAATCTGAAATGCCCGGAGGTTATTGGTATTAAATTAACCGGCAGGCTTAACCCATGGTCTTCGGCAAAAGATGTAATTCTGCTTATTCTGCAGATGCTTACCGTAAAAGGCGGCGTCGGTAAAGTATTTGAATACTTCGGCGAAGGGGTAAAAACTCTGTCCGTACCGGAACGCGCGGTTATAACAAATATGGGCGCGGAACTTGGCGCCACAACTTCAATTTTTCCTTCGGACGGCAATACAAAAGCTTTTCTTGCCGCTTTCGGCAGAATAAAAGATTTCAGTGAATTATTGCCCGATAAAGGCGCGCAGTATTCAAAAATTATAGAGATAGACCTTGCGCAGGTGGAACCCATGATTGCGCAGCCGCACATGCCCGACAACGTAAAAAAAGTAAAAGAGATTAAGAATAAAAAAGTAAACCAGGTGATAATAGGAAGCTGTACCAACAGTTCGTATAAGGACTTGATGACAGCGGCCGCAGCTTTAAAAGGTAAAAAAGTGCATAAAGATGTCTCTTTTGTCATAGCTCCCGGATCCAAAACCATTATGGATGCCATGATAAAAAACGGAATGTTTTCCCTTTTTCTTGAAGCGGGCGCGCGTATTATTGAATCCGCGTGCGGCCCCTGCATAGGTATGGGACAGGCGCCGTCGTCCGGCGCGGTATCGGTAAGGACATTTAACCGTAATTTCAAGGGGCGTTCCGGCACCAATGACGCGGAGATTTATCTTGCAAGCCCTGAAACCGCTGTTGCGGCGGCTGTTACGGGAAAAATAACAGACCCGCGCAGACTTGGAAAATATCCGTCAATTAAACCCCTTATCAAATTCCCGATAAATAATTCACTTTTATTAAAACCGCTGTCCCCGGCAAAAAGAAAATCAGTAAAAATTATCATGGGGCCAAACATTAAACCGCTC from Candidatus Goldiibacteriota bacterium carries:
- a CDS encoding aconitate hydratase — protein: MKGTITGKILKNHLVSGNLTAGEEIGIKIDQTLTQDATGTMAYLEFLNFNVSKIGTKLSVSYVDHNTLQSGFENADDHAFLQSVAEKYGLWFSKPGNGICHQVHLERFGRPGWTLVGSDSHTPTAGGLGMLAIGVGGLDVAASLAGYPFNLKCPEVIGIKLTGRLNPWSSAKDVILLILQMLTVKGGVGKVFEYFGEGVKTLSVPERAVITNMGAELGATTSIFPSDGNTKAFLAAFGRIKDFSELLPDKGAQYSKIIEIDLAQVEPMIAQPHMPDNVKKVKEIKNKKVNQVIIGSCTNSSYKDLMTAAAALKGKKVHKDVSFVIAPGSKTIMDAMIKNGMFSLFLEAGARIIESACGPCIGMGQAPSSGAVSVRTFNRNFKGRSGTNDAEIYLASPETAVAAAVTGKITDPRRLGKYPSIKPLIKFPINNSLLLKPLSPAKRKSVKIIMGPNIKPLPESSPLAQEIKAKVIACFGDNITTDDIMPAGAKILPLRSNIPEISKYVFTKLDPKFHDKALANKPGVVTGGENYGQGSSREHAALAPMYLGIKAVIVKSFARIHKANLINFGILPLIFKNAADYDKCKEGVSITLENTASALKEGKDITAALGSGEKITLTYNLSERDREILLAGGTIDYIKRQIK